From Calothrix sp. PCC 6303, a single genomic window includes:
- a CDS encoding peptide ligase PGM1-related protein, translated as MQALDITNSQEVDQFRQLQLTLCDRWKTIELFDNSDADILVIPSLSIDQRELAKVEGCEHYEERLLFSLIRLRNPRTRLIYVTSMPLHPSIIDYYLQLLPGIPFSHARNRLLLLSTYDSSLKPLSQKILERPRLLQRISQALRLNKSFMTCYNATNLESELSLKLGVPLYAAAPNLQYWGTKSGSRQIFAECEVPHPDGSDRMWNPVDLAEATAHLWERQPDLKRVVIKLNEGISGEGNALLDLRPISEVAPPNSSHEQRITAILDCFQTMRFQSSQESWENFKGRISELGAIAEAFVEGEIKRSPSVQGRITPSGDVEVLSTHDQILGGPDGQIYLGCRFPADSSYRLKLQQLGLKIGQNLASKGALERYGVDFITVQKEDGEWDIQAIEINLRKGGTTHPFMTLKLLTNGRYDLSTGLFYSQQGKPKYYIATDNLHKSRYQGLLPNDLMDVIAHHRLHFETGTETGSVFHLMGCLSQFGKLGLTSIGDSPQEAEDIYNKVTKVLDVESSSSPENLSAFPDYSTPMSWEEGSSHW; from the coding sequence ATGCAAGCACTAGATATTACAAACTCCCAGGAGGTTGATCAATTCCGTCAGCTACAACTGACATTATGCGATCGCTGGAAAACTATAGAACTCTTTGATAATAGCGATGCTGATATTTTGGTTATTCCTTCTTTAAGTATTGATCAACGGGAACTTGCCAAAGTTGAAGGTTGTGAACACTATGAAGAACGATTATTATTTTCATTAATTCGCTTACGAAATCCTCGTACTCGTCTAATTTATGTAACTTCAATGCCACTGCATCCCAGTATCATTGATTATTATTTACAATTGCTGCCAGGAATTCCTTTTTCCCATGCTCGCAACCGTTTACTATTATTATCAACCTACGATTCATCTCTAAAACCCCTCAGTCAAAAGATTTTAGAACGTCCTCGCTTACTACAGAGAATTTCTCAAGCTTTGCGGCTAAATAAATCATTTATGACTTGTTACAATGCCACAAACTTAGAATCAGAGTTATCGCTGAAATTGGGTGTACCCCTATATGCAGCAGCACCAAACCTGCAATATTGGGGGACAAAAAGTGGTAGTAGACAAATATTTGCGGAATGTGAAGTGCCACATCCCGACGGAAGCGATCGCATGTGGAATCCAGTAGACTTAGCAGAAGCAACCGCACATTTGTGGGAACGTCAACCAGACTTGAAAAGAGTGGTGATCAAACTCAACGAAGGCATTTCTGGTGAAGGTAATGCTTTATTGGATTTGCGACCAATCAGTGAAGTTGCCCCACCAAATAGTTCTCATGAACAAAGAATCACAGCAATTCTAGATTGTTTTCAAACCATGCGTTTTCAATCAAGTCAAGAAAGCTGGGAAAACTTCAAAGGACGAATTAGCGAATTAGGTGCAATTGCAGAAGCATTTGTCGAAGGAGAAATTAAACGTTCCCCCAGTGTACAAGGACGTATTACCCCTTCGGGAGATGTTGAGGTTCTTTCAACCCATGACCAAATTTTAGGGGGTCCCGATGGTCAAATTTACCTGGGTTGCCGTTTCCCCGCAGACTCTAGCTACAGATTAAAATTACAACAACTAGGTTTAAAAATTGGTCAAAATTTAGCATCTAAAGGTGCATTAGAAAGATACGGTGTTGACTTTATCACTGTTCAAAAAGAAGATGGTGAATGGGATATTCAAGCAATTGAAATCAACCTCCGCAAAGGTGGGACAACACACCCTTTCATGACTTTAAAACTATTAACCAATGGTCGCTATGACCTTTCCACTGGATTATTCTATAGTCAACAAGGTAAACCTAAATATTACATCGCCACTGATAACCTGCATAAAAGCCGTTATCAGGGACTTTTGCCCAATGATTTGATGGATGTTATTGCCCATCATCGTTTACATTTCGAGACAGGAACCGAAACAGGTAGTGTTTTTCACCTCATGGGTTGCCTATCTCAATTTGGCAAATTAGGATTAACTAGTATTGGAGATTCTCCTCAAGAAGCGGAAGATATTTACAACAAAGTTACAAAAGTTTTGGATGTAGAAAGCAGTAGTTCTCCCGAAAATTTATCTGCATTTCCAGATTATTCAACCCCAATGAGTTGGGAAGAAGGTAGTTCCCACTGGTAA